The following are from one region of the Dreissena polymorpha isolate Duluth1 chromosome 2, UMN_Dpol_1.0, whole genome shotgun sequence genome:
- the LOC127868292 gene encoding E3 ubiquitin-protein ligase TRIM56-like isoform X3, which yields MASKRLVDSNRDNAGDFIGESAVTQSCEPCMKTNISKTATVFCKDCDEYLCDTCKNPHTVYKPGQHNIVNSQGSKSSSVILDMKGMDKCHEHAREIEFFCQDHSKLCCLSCVLIHRKCDQLDEIVKVSRQTRPELQALKHSLIKLQSEADDFLADCKQSETGLNESIAKISSEVDTMKDRIIKLFEEAKQKLISEAKQFKIADVKRIGNKRDASLKVKEELNKVLSMCCVVLDSGTPSQQYIYSELMKEKRKTIESTMDDQRKIKFLSTMTVSFPKQVTSLLEMGSNSIKLNCVGNKTDDDDDGGGDKDDDDDDDDEGNDDEDDDDDDDDEGNDDEDDDVETSPISLSSQPRPLILEQLVSVDLHKTGDDEREPDLSGLDFLPDGRLVAVDNNNMKCIILNERLQRLGTPYKFEFYPQSVVCVSHDTLCVTFGGYKEVYLLSVSTDNTITLTREITTSSKFYSICCMSPSNMVVSTCDDPRPVRMISVDGVESDFDHSLTFPMKTYKLGESRCTYVQSKNTLVLTDQHAHTVYVYDTVNGTSRAVTNENIQNPLGACVGPGDTVLVCSGNKQSIVHLTIHGKILGTYPLDMRYPKSICVSKDGTRLVVSNTNQVVKKLQLYKISPAMS from the exons ATGGCTTCTAAAAGACTTGTGGATTCAAACCGAGACAATGCAGGCGACTTTATTGGAGAAAGTGCTGTGACACAATCATGCGAGCCCTGTATGAAAACCAACATATCAAAAACTGCTACGGTTTTCTGCAAGGATTGTGATGAATACCTGTGCGATACGTGCAAAAATCCGCACACGGTCTATAAACCAGGTCAGCATAACATTGTCAATTCACAGGGCAGTAAATCTTCGTCCGTAATACTCGACATGAAAGGAATGGACAAGTGCCATGAACATGCACGAGAAATAGAGTTTTTCTGCCAGGATCATTCTAAGCTTTGCTGTCTTTCATGTGTTCTCATTCACCGGAAATGTGACCAATTGGATGAAATAGTCAAAGTATCCAGACAAACACGACCCGAGCTTCAAGCATTAAAACATTCATTGATAAAATTGCAATCCGAGGCTGACGATTTTTTAGCGGATTGTAAGCAGTCGGAGACTGGCTTAAATGAGTCTATTGCAAAGATTTCTTCAGAGGTGGATACGATGAAAGATCGTATCATAAAATTGTTTGAAGAAGCAAAGCAGAAATTAATAAGTgaggcaaaacaatttaaaattgcGGACGTCAAACGAATTGGGAATAAACGTGACGCCTCGCTCAAAGTTAAGGAAGAACTAAATAAGGTATTGTCGATGTGCTGTGTCGTTTTAGACAGCGGGACGCCCAGTCAACAGTATATTTATTCAGAATTAATGAAGGAGAAACGGAAAACTATCGAATCAACTATGGATGACCAAAGAAAGATTAAATTCTTATCAACAATGACAGTGTCTTTTCCAAAACAGGTTACTTCCCTTCTTGAGATGGGAAGCAATTCTATAAAACTGAATTGTGTAGGCAACAAGACag atgatgatgatgatggcggcGGTGACAaggacgacgatga tgatgatgatgatgaaggcaacgacgacgaggacgacgatgatgatgatgatgatgaaggcaacgacgacgaggacgacgatg tGGAAACCAGTCCCATCAGCTTATCATCCCAACCAAGGCCACTCATCCTGGAGCAGCTCGTGTCCGTGGATCTACACAAGACTGGAGATGATGAGAGGGAGCCTGACCTCAGTGGACTGGACTTCCTGCCTGACGGGAGACTGGTAGCCGTGGATAACAACAACATGAAATGTATCATACTGAATGAGCGACTACAGAGACTTGGAACACCGTACAAGTTCGAGTTTTACCCACAATCCgtagtatgtgtgtctcatgatacACTGTGTGTCACGTTTGGTGGTTATAAAGAAGTATATCTCCTGTCTGTGAGTACAGACAATACCATCACACTGACCAGGGAGATCACAACATCATCAAAGTTCTACTCTATATGCTGCATGTCTCCATCTAACATGGTCGTGAGTACGTGCGATGATCCCCGTCCAGTTAGAATGATATCAGTGGACGGGGTAGAGTCAGATTTTGATCACTCCCTGACGTTTCCTATGAAGACGTACAAACTAGGTGAGAGTAGATGCACGTATGTCCAGTCTAAGAACACGTTAGTACTGACTGACCAACACGCTCACACAGTGTACGTGTACGACACTGTGAATGGCACATCTAGAGCAGTCACTAATGAGAACATACAGAATCCATTAGGAGCCTGTGTGGGGCCTGGTGACACGGTGCTGGTGTGTAGTGGAAATAAGCAATCAATCGTACACCTGACCATCCACGGTAAAATACTCGGTACATACCCATTGGATATGAGGTACCCGAAAAGCATATGTGTGTCTAAGGATGGCACCAGGCTGGTGGTGTCTAACACCAATCAAGTCGTCAAGAAACTTCAATTGTATAAGATATCACCGGCAATGAGTTAG
- the LOC127868292 gene encoding E3 ubiquitin-protein ligase TRIM56-like isoform X2, with product MASKRLVDSNRDNAGDFIGESAVTQSCEPCMKTNISKTATVFCKDCDEYLCDTCKNPHTVYKPGQHNIVNSQGSKSSSVILDMKGMDKCHEHAREIEFFCQDHSKLCCLSCVLIHRKCDQLDEIVKVSRQTRPELQALKHSLIKLQSEADDFLADCKQSETGLNESIAKISSEVDTMKDRIIKLFEEAKQKLISEAKQFKIADVKRIGNKRDASLKVKEELNKVLSMCCVVLDSGTPSQQYIYSELMKEKRKTIESTMDDQRKIKFLSTMTVSFPKQVTSLLEMGSNSIKLNCVGNKTDDDDDGGGDKDDDDDDDDDDDDEGNDDEDDDDDDDDEGNDDEDDDVETSPISLSSQPRPLILEQLVSVDLHKTGDDEREPDLSGLDFLPDGRLVAVDNNNMKCIILNERLQRLGTPYKFEFYPQSVVCVSHDTLCVTFGGYKEVYLLSVSTDNTITLTREITTSSKFYSICCMSPSNMVVSTCDDPRPVRMISVDGVESDFDHSLTFPMKTYKLGESRCTYVQSKNTLVLTDQHAHTVYVYDTVNGTSRAVTNENIQNPLGACVGPGDTVLVCSGNKQSIVHLTIHGKILGTYPLDMRYPKSICVSKDGTRLVVSNTNQVVKKLQLYKISPAMS from the exons ATGGCTTCTAAAAGACTTGTGGATTCAAACCGAGACAATGCAGGCGACTTTATTGGAGAAAGTGCTGTGACACAATCATGCGAGCCCTGTATGAAAACCAACATATCAAAAACTGCTACGGTTTTCTGCAAGGATTGTGATGAATACCTGTGCGATACGTGCAAAAATCCGCACACGGTCTATAAACCAGGTCAGCATAACATTGTCAATTCACAGGGCAGTAAATCTTCGTCCGTAATACTCGACATGAAAGGAATGGACAAGTGCCATGAACATGCACGAGAAATAGAGTTTTTCTGCCAGGATCATTCTAAGCTTTGCTGTCTTTCATGTGTTCTCATTCACCGGAAATGTGACCAATTGGATGAAATAGTCAAAGTATCCAGACAAACACGACCCGAGCTTCAAGCATTAAAACATTCATTGATAAAATTGCAATCCGAGGCTGACGATTTTTTAGCGGATTGTAAGCAGTCGGAGACTGGCTTAAATGAGTCTATTGCAAAGATTTCTTCAGAGGTGGATACGATGAAAGATCGTATCATAAAATTGTTTGAAGAAGCAAAGCAGAAATTAATAAGTgaggcaaaacaatttaaaattgcGGACGTCAAACGAATTGGGAATAAACGTGACGCCTCGCTCAAAGTTAAGGAAGAACTAAATAAGGTATTGTCGATGTGCTGTGTCGTTTTAGACAGCGGGACGCCCAGTCAACAGTATATTTATTCAGAATTAATGAAGGAGAAACGGAAAACTATCGAATCAACTATGGATGACCAAAGAAAGATTAAATTCTTATCAACAATGACAGTGTCTTTTCCAAAACAGGTTACTTCCCTTCTTGAGATGGGAAGCAATTCTATAAAACTGAATTGTGTAGGCAACAAGACag atgatgatgatgatggcggcGGTGACAaggacgacgatgatgatgatgatga tgatgatgatgatgaaggcaacgacgacgaggacgacgatgatgatgatgatgatgaaggcaacgacgacgaggacgacgatg tGGAAACCAGTCCCATCAGCTTATCATCCCAACCAAGGCCACTCATCCTGGAGCAGCTCGTGTCCGTGGATCTACACAAGACTGGAGATGATGAGAGGGAGCCTGACCTCAGTGGACTGGACTTCCTGCCTGACGGGAGACTGGTAGCCGTGGATAACAACAACATGAAATGTATCATACTGAATGAGCGACTACAGAGACTTGGAACACCGTACAAGTTCGAGTTTTACCCACAATCCgtagtatgtgtgtctcatgatacACTGTGTGTCACGTTTGGTGGTTATAAAGAAGTATATCTCCTGTCTGTGAGTACAGACAATACCATCACACTGACCAGGGAGATCACAACATCATCAAAGTTCTACTCTATATGCTGCATGTCTCCATCTAACATGGTCGTGAGTACGTGCGATGATCCCCGTCCAGTTAGAATGATATCAGTGGACGGGGTAGAGTCAGATTTTGATCACTCCCTGACGTTTCCTATGAAGACGTACAAACTAGGTGAGAGTAGATGCACGTATGTCCAGTCTAAGAACACGTTAGTACTGACTGACCAACACGCTCACACAGTGTACGTGTACGACACTGTGAATGGCACATCTAGAGCAGTCACTAATGAGAACATACAGAATCCATTAGGAGCCTGTGTGGGGCCTGGTGACACGGTGCTGGTGTGTAGTGGAAATAAGCAATCAATCGTACACCTGACCATCCACGGTAAAATACTCGGTACATACCCATTGGATATGAGGTACCCGAAAAGCATATGTGTGTCTAAGGATGGCACCAGGCTGGTGGTGTCTAACACCAATCAAGTCGTCAAGAAACTTCAATTGTATAAGATATCACCGGCAATGAGTTAG
- the LOC127868292 gene encoding uncharacterized protein LOC127868292 isoform X4: MASKRLVDSNRDNAGDFIGESAVTQSCEPCMKTNISKTATVFCKDCDEYLCDTCKNPHTVYKPGQHNIVNSQGSKSSSVILDMKGMDKCHEHAREIEFFCQDHSKLCCLSCVLIHRKCDQLDEIVKVSRQTRPELQALKHSLIKLQSEADDFLADCKQSETGLNESIAKISSEVDTMKDRIIKLFEEAKQKLISEAKQFKIADVKRIGNKRDASLKVKEELNKVLSMCCVVLDSGTPSQQYIYSELMKEKRKTIESTMDDQRKIKFLSTMTVSFPKQVTSLLEMGSNSIKLNCVGNKTDDDDDGGGDKDDDDDDDDDDDDEGNDDEDDDVETSPISLSSQPRPLILEQLVSVDLHKTGDDEREPDLSGLDFLPDGRLVAVDNNNMKCIILNERLQRLGTPYKFEFYPQSVVCVSHDTLCVTFGGYKEVYLLSVSTDNTITLTREITTSSKFYSICCMSPSNMVVSTCDDPRPVRMISVDGVESDFDHSLTFPMKTYKLGESRCTYVQSKNTLVLTDQHAHTVYVYDTVNGTSRAVTNENIQNPLGACVGPGDTVLVCSGNKQSIVHLTIHGKILGTYPLDMRYPKSICVSKDGTRLVVSNTNQVVKKLQLYKISPAMS; encoded by the exons ATGGCTTCTAAAAGACTTGTGGATTCAAACCGAGACAATGCAGGCGACTTTATTGGAGAAAGTGCTGTGACACAATCATGCGAGCCCTGTATGAAAACCAACATATCAAAAACTGCTACGGTTTTCTGCAAGGATTGTGATGAATACCTGTGCGATACGTGCAAAAATCCGCACACGGTCTATAAACCAGGTCAGCATAACATTGTCAATTCACAGGGCAGTAAATCTTCGTCCGTAATACTCGACATGAAAGGAATGGACAAGTGCCATGAACATGCACGAGAAATAGAGTTTTTCTGCCAGGATCATTCTAAGCTTTGCTGTCTTTCATGTGTTCTCATTCACCGGAAATGTGACCAATTGGATGAAATAGTCAAAGTATCCAGACAAACACGACCCGAGCTTCAAGCATTAAAACATTCATTGATAAAATTGCAATCCGAGGCTGACGATTTTTTAGCGGATTGTAAGCAGTCGGAGACTGGCTTAAATGAGTCTATTGCAAAGATTTCTTCAGAGGTGGATACGATGAAAGATCGTATCATAAAATTGTTTGAAGAAGCAAAGCAGAAATTAATAAGTgaggcaaaacaatttaaaattgcGGACGTCAAACGAATTGGGAATAAACGTGACGCCTCGCTCAAAGTTAAGGAAGAACTAAATAAGGTATTGTCGATGTGCTGTGTCGTTTTAGACAGCGGGACGCCCAGTCAACAGTATATTTATTCAGAATTAATGAAGGAGAAACGGAAAACTATCGAATCAACTATGGATGACCAAAGAAAGATTAAATTCTTATCAACAATGACAGTGTCTTTTCCAAAACAGGTTACTTCCCTTCTTGAGATGGGAAGCAATTCTATAAAACTGAATTGTGTAGGCAACAAGACag atgatgatgatgatggcggcGGTGACAaggacgacgatgatgatgat gatgatgatgatgatgatgaaggcaacgacgacgaggacgacgatg tGGAAACCAGTCCCATCAGCTTATCATCCCAACCAAGGCCACTCATCCTGGAGCAGCTCGTGTCCGTGGATCTACACAAGACTGGAGATGATGAGAGGGAGCCTGACCTCAGTGGACTGGACTTCCTGCCTGACGGGAGACTGGTAGCCGTGGATAACAACAACATGAAATGTATCATACTGAATGAGCGACTACAGAGACTTGGAACACCGTACAAGTTCGAGTTTTACCCACAATCCgtagtatgtgtgtctcatgatacACTGTGTGTCACGTTTGGTGGTTATAAAGAAGTATATCTCCTGTCTGTGAGTACAGACAATACCATCACACTGACCAGGGAGATCACAACATCATCAAAGTTCTACTCTATATGCTGCATGTCTCCATCTAACATGGTCGTGAGTACGTGCGATGATCCCCGTCCAGTTAGAATGATATCAGTGGACGGGGTAGAGTCAGATTTTGATCACTCCCTGACGTTTCCTATGAAGACGTACAAACTAGGTGAGAGTAGATGCACGTATGTCCAGTCTAAGAACACGTTAGTACTGACTGACCAACACGCTCACACAGTGTACGTGTACGACACTGTGAATGGCACATCTAGAGCAGTCACTAATGAGAACATACAGAATCCATTAGGAGCCTGTGTGGGGCCTGGTGACACGGTGCTGGTGTGTAGTGGAAATAAGCAATCAATCGTACACCTGACCATCCACGGTAAAATACTCGGTACATACCCATTGGATATGAGGTACCCGAAAAGCATATGTGTGTCTAAGGATGGCACCAGGCTGGTGGTGTCTAACACCAATCAAGTCGTCAAGAAACTTCAATTGTATAAGATATCACCGGCAATGAGTTAG
- the LOC127868292 gene encoding uncharacterized protein LOC127868292 isoform X5 yields MASKRLVDSNRDNAGDFIGESAVTQSCEPCMKTNISKTATVFCKDCDEYLCDTCKNPHTVYKPGQHNIVNSQGSKSSSVILDMKGMDKCHEHAREIEFFCQDHSKLCCLSCVLIHRKCDQLDEIVKVSRQTRPELQALKHSLIKLQSEADDFLADCKQSETGLNESIAKISSEVDTMKDRIIKLFEEAKQKLISEAKQFKIADVKRIGNKRDASLKVKEELNKVLSMCCVVLDSGTPSQQYIYSELMKEKRKTIESTMDDQRKIKFLSTMTVSFPKQVTSLLEMGSNSIKLNCVGNKTDDDDDGGGDKDDDDDDDDEGNDDEDDDVETSPISLSSQPRPLILEQLVSVDLHKTGDDEREPDLSGLDFLPDGRLVAVDNNNMKCIILNERLQRLGTPYKFEFYPQSVVCVSHDTLCVTFGGYKEVYLLSVSTDNTITLTREITTSSKFYSICCMSPSNMVVSTCDDPRPVRMISVDGVESDFDHSLTFPMKTYKLGESRCTYVQSKNTLVLTDQHAHTVYVYDTVNGTSRAVTNENIQNPLGACVGPGDTVLVCSGNKQSIVHLTIHGKILGTYPLDMRYPKSICVSKDGTRLVVSNTNQVVKKLQLYKISPAMS; encoded by the exons ATGGCTTCTAAAAGACTTGTGGATTCAAACCGAGACAATGCAGGCGACTTTATTGGAGAAAGTGCTGTGACACAATCATGCGAGCCCTGTATGAAAACCAACATATCAAAAACTGCTACGGTTTTCTGCAAGGATTGTGATGAATACCTGTGCGATACGTGCAAAAATCCGCACACGGTCTATAAACCAGGTCAGCATAACATTGTCAATTCACAGGGCAGTAAATCTTCGTCCGTAATACTCGACATGAAAGGAATGGACAAGTGCCATGAACATGCACGAGAAATAGAGTTTTTCTGCCAGGATCATTCTAAGCTTTGCTGTCTTTCATGTGTTCTCATTCACCGGAAATGTGACCAATTGGATGAAATAGTCAAAGTATCCAGACAAACACGACCCGAGCTTCAAGCATTAAAACATTCATTGATAAAATTGCAATCCGAGGCTGACGATTTTTTAGCGGATTGTAAGCAGTCGGAGACTGGCTTAAATGAGTCTATTGCAAAGATTTCTTCAGAGGTGGATACGATGAAAGATCGTATCATAAAATTGTTTGAAGAAGCAAAGCAGAAATTAATAAGTgaggcaaaacaatttaaaattgcGGACGTCAAACGAATTGGGAATAAACGTGACGCCTCGCTCAAAGTTAAGGAAGAACTAAATAAGGTATTGTCGATGTGCTGTGTCGTTTTAGACAGCGGGACGCCCAGTCAACAGTATATTTATTCAGAATTAATGAAGGAGAAACGGAAAACTATCGAATCAACTATGGATGACCAAAGAAAGATTAAATTCTTATCAACAATGACAGTGTCTTTTCCAAAACAGGTTACTTCCCTTCTTGAGATGGGAAGCAATTCTATAAAACTGAATTGTGTAGGCAACAAGACag atgatgatgatgatggcggcGGTGACA aggacgacgatgatgatgatgatgatgaaggcaacgacgacgaggacgacgatg tGGAAACCAGTCCCATCAGCTTATCATCCCAACCAAGGCCACTCATCCTGGAGCAGCTCGTGTCCGTGGATCTACACAAGACTGGAGATGATGAGAGGGAGCCTGACCTCAGTGGACTGGACTTCCTGCCTGACGGGAGACTGGTAGCCGTGGATAACAACAACATGAAATGTATCATACTGAATGAGCGACTACAGAGACTTGGAACACCGTACAAGTTCGAGTTTTACCCACAATCCgtagtatgtgtgtctcatgatacACTGTGTGTCACGTTTGGTGGTTATAAAGAAGTATATCTCCTGTCTGTGAGTACAGACAATACCATCACACTGACCAGGGAGATCACAACATCATCAAAGTTCTACTCTATATGCTGCATGTCTCCATCTAACATGGTCGTGAGTACGTGCGATGATCCCCGTCCAGTTAGAATGATATCAGTGGACGGGGTAGAGTCAGATTTTGATCACTCCCTGACGTTTCCTATGAAGACGTACAAACTAGGTGAGAGTAGATGCACGTATGTCCAGTCTAAGAACACGTTAGTACTGACTGACCAACACGCTCACACAGTGTACGTGTACGACACTGTGAATGGCACATCTAGAGCAGTCACTAATGAGAACATACAGAATCCATTAGGAGCCTGTGTGGGGCCTGGTGACACGGTGCTGGTGTGTAGTGGAAATAAGCAATCAATCGTACACCTGACCATCCACGGTAAAATACTCGGTACATACCCATTGGATATGAGGTACCCGAAAAGCATATGTGTGTCTAAGGATGGCACCAGGCTGGTGGTGTCTAACACCAATCAAGTCGTCAAGAAACTTCAATTGTATAAGATATCACCGGCAATGAGTTAG
- the LOC127868292 gene encoding E3 ubiquitin-protein ligase TRIM56-like isoform X1, which translates to MASKRLVDSNRDNAGDFIGESAVTQSCEPCMKTNISKTATVFCKDCDEYLCDTCKNPHTVYKPGQHNIVNSQGSKSSSVILDMKGMDKCHEHAREIEFFCQDHSKLCCLSCVLIHRKCDQLDEIVKVSRQTRPELQALKHSLIKLQSEADDFLADCKQSETGLNESIAKISSEVDTMKDRIIKLFEEAKQKLISEAKQFKIADVKRIGNKRDASLKVKEELNKVLSMCCVVLDSGTPSQQYIYSELMKEKRKTIESTMDDQRKIKFLSTMTVSFPKQVTSLLEMGSNSIKLNCVGNKTDDDDDGGGDKDDDDDDDDDDEGNDDEDDDGDDDDEGNDDEDDDDDDDDEGNDDEDDDVETSPISLSSQPRPLILEQLVSVDLHKTGDDEREPDLSGLDFLPDGRLVAVDNNNMKCIILNERLQRLGTPYKFEFYPQSVVCVSHDTLCVTFGGYKEVYLLSVSTDNTITLTREITTSSKFYSICCMSPSNMVVSTCDDPRPVRMISVDGVESDFDHSLTFPMKTYKLGESRCTYVQSKNTLVLTDQHAHTVYVYDTVNGTSRAVTNENIQNPLGACVGPGDTVLVCSGNKQSIVHLTIHGKILGTYPLDMRYPKSICVSKDGTRLVVSNTNQVVKKLQLYKISPAMS; encoded by the exons ATGGCTTCTAAAAGACTTGTGGATTCAAACCGAGACAATGCAGGCGACTTTATTGGAGAAAGTGCTGTGACACAATCATGCGAGCCCTGTATGAAAACCAACATATCAAAAACTGCTACGGTTTTCTGCAAGGATTGTGATGAATACCTGTGCGATACGTGCAAAAATCCGCACACGGTCTATAAACCAGGTCAGCATAACATTGTCAATTCACAGGGCAGTAAATCTTCGTCCGTAATACTCGACATGAAAGGAATGGACAAGTGCCATGAACATGCACGAGAAATAGAGTTTTTCTGCCAGGATCATTCTAAGCTTTGCTGTCTTTCATGTGTTCTCATTCACCGGAAATGTGACCAATTGGATGAAATAGTCAAAGTATCCAGACAAACACGACCCGAGCTTCAAGCATTAAAACATTCATTGATAAAATTGCAATCCGAGGCTGACGATTTTTTAGCGGATTGTAAGCAGTCGGAGACTGGCTTAAATGAGTCTATTGCAAAGATTTCTTCAGAGGTGGATACGATGAAAGATCGTATCATAAAATTGTTTGAAGAAGCAAAGCAGAAATTAATAAGTgaggcaaaacaatttaaaattgcGGACGTCAAACGAATTGGGAATAAACGTGACGCCTCGCTCAAAGTTAAGGAAGAACTAAATAAGGTATTGTCGATGTGCTGTGTCGTTTTAGACAGCGGGACGCCCAGTCAACAGTATATTTATTCAGAATTAATGAAGGAGAAACGGAAAACTATCGAATCAACTATGGATGACCAAAGAAAGATTAAATTCTTATCAACAATGACAGTGTCTTTTCCAAAACAGGTTACTTCCCTTCTTGAGATGGGAAGCAATTCTATAAAACTGAATTGTGTAGGCAACAAGACag atgatgatgatgatggcggcGGTGACAaggacgacgatgatgatgatgatgatgatgatgaaggcaacgacgacgaggacgacgatggtgatgatgatgatgaaggcaacgacgacgaggacgacgatgatgatgatgatgatgaaggcaacgacgacgaggacgacgatg tGGAAACCAGTCCCATCAGCTTATCATCCCAACCAAGGCCACTCATCCTGGAGCAGCTCGTGTCCGTGGATCTACACAAGACTGGAGATGATGAGAGGGAGCCTGACCTCAGTGGACTGGACTTCCTGCCTGACGGGAGACTGGTAGCCGTGGATAACAACAACATGAAATGTATCATACTGAATGAGCGACTACAGAGACTTGGAACACCGTACAAGTTCGAGTTTTACCCACAATCCgtagtatgtgtgtctcatgatacACTGTGTGTCACGTTTGGTGGTTATAAAGAAGTATATCTCCTGTCTGTGAGTACAGACAATACCATCACACTGACCAGGGAGATCACAACATCATCAAAGTTCTACTCTATATGCTGCATGTCTCCATCTAACATGGTCGTGAGTACGTGCGATGATCCCCGTCCAGTTAGAATGATATCAGTGGACGGGGTAGAGTCAGATTTTGATCACTCCCTGACGTTTCCTATGAAGACGTACAAACTAGGTGAGAGTAGATGCACGTATGTCCAGTCTAAGAACACGTTAGTACTGACTGACCAACACGCTCACACAGTGTACGTGTACGACACTGTGAATGGCACATCTAGAGCAGTCACTAATGAGAACATACAGAATCCATTAGGAGCCTGTGTGGGGCCTGGTGACACGGTGCTGGTGTGTAGTGGAAATAAGCAATCAATCGTACACCTGACCATCCACGGTAAAATACTCGGTACATACCCATTGGATATGAGGTACCCGAAAAGCATATGTGTGTCTAAGGATGGCACCAGGCTGGTGGTGTCTAACACCAATCAAGTCGTCAAGAAACTTCAATTGTATAAGATATCACCGGCAATGAGTTAG